The sequence GCTAAAGATAAAGCTGCTACTTATGGATTGATGTCACACTATGGTGTACCTACTATCGAACATATCCAAATCGATACTGGACCTGATAGTGATTATATCTCCGAATGTACGAAGTATTTGCAGGACTGGGGAAAACTAGTATTGAAGGACAATGAAGGTACTCAGGGACGTAACGTATTCTTGGTTGAGGATCAGGAAAGTTTGCTGATTCATCTGGATGTACTGAAAAAACGTGGTAAACGAATCTGTGTATCCAGATTTTACGATGCGGAGTTGGAAACACGTTGTATTGTATATAACGGTGAGGTTAGAATCGCTTTCTCGAAGTTACGGACTAATTCATGGAAACACAATTTATCTCAGGGTGCAATGCCGATCCCGATTCAGTTGAATAGTCCTGAGTCCGCTGAAATCCAGCATATTGCCGTAAGTGCCGCAGCAGCGATTGGGATGCAGTTCTGCTCCATTGATATTATGGAGACAAGTTGTGGACCGAAAGTACTTGAAGTTAATGGTACTGTGCTGATGAATCACTATACAAAATACAGCGAAGCACATAAAAATCAATCTCTTGATCTGTACCGAGAAATCTTCTCTGATATCTTGGAA is a genomic window of Paenibacillus pabuli containing:
- a CDS encoding ATP-grasp domain-containing protein; its protein translation is MPNLELTIKSTKKFQSLLLELAQTMGFMIKILSENRIYQIINEVTGKSIFLYNADLGMNSSSSLLAAKDKAATYGLMSHYGVPTIEHIQIDTGPDSDYISECTKYLQDWGKLVLKDNEGTQGRNVFLVEDQESLLIHLDVLKKRGKRICVSRFYDAELETRCIVYNGEVRIAFSKLRTNSWKHNLSQGAMPIPIQLNSPESAEIQHIAVSAAAAIGMQFCSIDIMETSCGPKVLEVNGTVLMNHYTKYSEAHKNQSLDLYREIFSDILE